The following proteins are encoded in a genomic region of Candidatus Poribacteria bacterium:
- a CDS encoding HAD family hydrolase yields METLMLKAITFDFWQTLYADSDSNWRKRQAIRVDHCWTYLDSRGYTCTLNDVEFGLEEAYDLVASLWHEHKGISVKRCMHRFAEVLHLQLEAEDFDQLIACLGAAFLEAPPIMMPHVKPVISRLSESYPLGIISDSALTPGSFARKLMVRDGILQYFTAFTFSDETDYTKPQVVQFHSTLAQLNAEPAEAVHVGDIFRTDIVGAKNAGMKAIRFAGFNKGEGDDTLSDAVVDDYRKLETVITELSKHGM; encoded by the coding sequence ATGGAAACACTGATGCTTAAAGCGATTACATTTGATTTTTGGCAAACCCTTTATGCAGATTCTGATAGTAACTGGCGAAAGCGTCAGGCGATACGTGTTGATCACTGTTGGACGTACCTTGACAGTCGCGGCTATACCTGCACATTGAATGACGTGGAATTTGGACTTGAGGAGGCATACGATTTAGTGGCATCTCTATGGCATGAACATAAAGGAATCTCCGTGAAGCGGTGCATGCATCGGTTCGCTGAGGTGCTTCATCTCCAACTTGAGGCGGAAGACTTTGATCAGTTAATTGCGTGCCTTGGTGCGGCTTTCTTGGAAGCACCACCGATCATGATGCCACATGTCAAACCGGTTATTTCTCGGTTGAGTGAAAGTTATCCACTTGGAATTATCTCAGATTCGGCACTAACGCCCGGTAGTTTTGCTCGAAAACTGATGGTGCGCGACGGTATTTTACAATACTTTACAGCTTTCACATTCTCCGACGAAACGGATTATACAAAACCTCAAGTGGTACAATTCCATTCAACTTTAGCACAACTGAACGCCGAACCCGCTGAAGCGGTGCACGTCGGTGATATTTTCCGGACGGATATTGTCGGTGCGAAAAATGCGGGGATGAAAGCGATCCGTTTCGCAGGCTTTAATAAAGGAGAAGGAGACGACACACTGAGTGATGCCGTTGTTGACGACTATCGAAAATTAGAAACTGTCATCACTGAATTGTCAAAACACGGAATGTAA